A window from Solea senegalensis isolate Sse05_10M linkage group LG15, IFAPA_SoseM_1, whole genome shotgun sequence encodes these proteins:
- the mapk8a gene encoding mitogen-activated protein kinase 8 isoform X5: MIITLRSLFEQGRTFLDAQRAVIEEITMNKNKREREFYSLDVGDSTFTVLKRYQNLRPIGSGAQGIVCSAYDQVLERNVAIKKLSRPFQNQTHAKRAYRELVLMKYVNHKNIIGLLNVFTPQKSLEEFQDVYLVMELMDANLCQVIQMELDHERLSYLLYQMLCGIKHLHAAGIIHRDLKPSNIVVKSDCTLKILDFGLARTAATGLLMTPYVVTRYYRAPEVILGMGYQANVDIWSVGCILAEMVRHKILFPGRDCILGSFECSVTLVLFSLWTYGQWAALWLR, encoded by the exons aggACATTTTTGGATGCACAGAGAGCAGTAATTGAAGAAATCaccatgaacaaaaacaagcgAGAGAGGGAATTCTACAGCCTTGATGTTGGAGATTCAACATTCACAGTACTGAAGCGATACCAGAACCTAAGACCCATCGGCTCAGGAGCACAGGGAATCGTCTG CTCTGCTTATGACCAGGTCCTTGAACGAAATGTCGCCATCAAGAAGCTGAGTCGGCCCTTTCAAAATCAAACCCATGCCAAGAGGGCGTACAGAGAGCTTGTCCTCATGAAATATGTCaatcacaaaaat ATCATTGGCctattaaatgtatttacacCACAAAAATCATTAGAGGAATTTCAAGATGT ATACTTGGTGATGGAGCTGATGGATGCCAACCTGTGCCAGGTCATTCAGATGGAGCTGGACCACGAGAGGCTGTCTTATCTACTCTATCAGATGCTGTGTGGTATCAAACACCTCCACGCTGCCGGTATCATTCACAGG gaTCTTAAACCCAGTAACATAGTTGTCAAGTCGGATTGCACTCTGAAGATTTTGGACTTTGGCTTGGCTCGGACGGCTGCCACCGGCCTTCTGATGACACCGTATGTGGTTACACGCTACTACAGAGCACCCGAGGTTATCCTGGGCATGGGCTATCAAGCCAACG TGGACATATGGTCTGTGGGCTGCATACTGGCAGAAATGGTTCGTCATAAAATCCTCTTCCCAGGCAGGGACTGTATCCTTGGGTCTTTTGAATGCTCCGTCACACTGGTCTTGTTCTCCCTG TGGACGTATGGTCAGTGGGCTGCATTGTGGCTGAGATGA